One uncultured Methanobrevibacter sp. genomic window carries:
- a CDS encoding thymidylate synthase, with the protein MSLETIWKTFLKDILENGETHEKDDGDILKESLINHCFIPNVLNQFGAQNITTEMFLDMLKQGVFNIDGYPVKDIALYDYVTSIDDVSIRANKNFETGEDKFTYTYPNRIFNMTDRDSDFMVNQFELMINRLSQRFCGSSGSNRAVANIYSATRDCDMNDIPCLQIIQATIRNNELIIHCFFRSNDCYGAFPSNMLFLNYLGLKLVDVLRDEYPLLSFKGISYNSSSLHIYKGDLEQAKKVVGL; encoded by the coding sequence ATGAGTCTTGAAACTATCTGGAAAACATTCCTAAAAGATATTTTAGAAAATGGGGAAACACATGAAAAAGATGATGGAGATATACTCAAAGAATCATTAATCAATCATTGTTTTATTCCTAACGTATTAAATCAATTCGGAGCACAAAATATTACAACAGAAATGTTCCTTGACATGTTAAAACAAGGAGTATTCAATATAGATGGGTATCCTGTGAAAGACATTGCATTATATGATTATGTAACTTCAATTGATGATGTTAGCATAAGAGCTAATAAAAATTTTGAAACAGGTGAAGATAAATTCACTTACACTTACCCAAATCGTATCTTCAACATGACAGATAGAGATTCTGATTTTATGGTAAATCAATTTGAATTAATGATAAACAGATTAAGTCAAAGATTCTGTGGAAGTTCTGGAAGTAATCGTGCAGTAGCAAATATTTATTCAGCAACAAGAGATTGTGATATGAATGATATTCCTTGTCTCCAAATTATTCAAGCAACAATCAGAAACAATGAATTAATCATTCATTGTTTTTTCAGATCAAACGATTGTTACGGAGCATTCCCAAGTAACATGCTATTTTTGAATTATTTAGGTTTAAAATTAGTTGATGTATTAAGAGATGAGTATCCTTTATTATCTTTTAAAGGGATTTCCTATAATTCAAGTTCGTTGCATATTTACAAAGGAGATTTGGAGCAAGCTAAAAAAGTTGTGGGATTATGA
- a CDS encoding transcriptional regulator, with amino-acid sequence MISKEEKLGLAAYVITSSYRERALTVLHNNENMTPKYIAKHCNVRGNHISTTLRELKDKQLVVCINEEAHKGRLYQITSLGEEVISLIPGLKGKTRTELNDLGGEMK; translated from the coding sequence ATGATAAGCAAAGAGGAAAAATTAGGTTTGGCAGCATATGTTATCACATCAAGTTATCGTGAACGAGCATTAACTGTCTTACATAATAATGAGAATATGACTCCAAAATACATTGCTAAACATTGCAATGTACGTGGAAATCATATTAGTACAACTTTAAGAGAATTGAAAGATAAACAACTTGTGGTTTGTATTAATGAAGAAGCACACAAAGGCAGATTATATCAAATCACTTCTTTAGGTGAAGAGGTTATAAGTTTGATTCCTGGACTTAAAGGAAAAACCCGAACTGAATTAAATGATTTAGGTGGTGAAATGAAATGA
- a CDS encoding helicase C-terminal domain-containing protein has translation MADDMDWFENNYAEFWTLPYPPYPEQIRILQKIDAAFRSGYKNIIVNAGTGIGKSVIATTIANLFYSAYICTKTINLQTQYMQDFKEMLVELKGKKHYQCFFNRSCDNCYVEEVNKNGTIADKKALLNGEHGRSFIFHDNISEEEYDNIIEEMMIWKCSDCPYKLALLNAQNNNYVNANYHSLYFNSHVIPRFKKRDIIIFDECHNFENIMTGIIQFSLNPDEIYDNYDIYVFDAESDDLQSIDYWIKIHEDIITKLNEKKAKEVGNLQGRADDNIIKAIESEYEQKILKIQHKITNLSSGEWFIKLPKHDDWFDSKRNNIQFKPLYGKEYTQRLLDLGEFRLFFTGTLPNHESFCRWVGISPTETCYIYEKSPYPVENRPIYKHYLGNFNSKYNQRVNGKYIPAWMNDKVLNGVSEILQQHQDEKILIHTSSIEQTDWLCNELSYMNFDVIPAYGESRNENIGLFKSSDDFNILISPSIKEGVDFKGDLCTAQLIFKVPRPVYKDEVKARCDIDKEWYNFHTIIPLMQSYGRGIRSKTDYCVTYILDSAFENLLRYNTYLFEDYFLEAIEVE, from the coding sequence ATGGCAGATGACATGGATTGGTTTGAAAATAACTATGCTGAATTCTGGACATTACCATATCCACCATATCCTGAGCAAATACGAATACTGCAAAAAATAGATGCAGCATTTCGCAGCGGTTACAAAAACATAATTGTTAATGCTGGAACTGGAATTGGTAAAAGTGTAATTGCAACTACAATAGCAAATCTATTCTATTCGGCATATATTTGCACCAAAACAATCAACCTTCAAACACAATACATGCAAGATTTTAAAGAAATGCTTGTGGAATTGAAAGGAAAAAAACATTACCAATGTTTCTTTAACCGTTCATGTGATAATTGTTATGTTGAAGAAGTAAATAAAAATGGGACAATTGCAGATAAAAAAGCATTACTCAACGGAGAACATGGAAGATCATTCATCTTTCATGACAACATATCCGAAGAAGAATACGATAACATCATAGAAGAAATGATGATCTGGAAATGCAGCGACTGCCCATACAAATTAGCACTCCTCAACGCACAAAACAATAATTATGTAAACGCAAACTACCACAGCTTATACTTCAATAGTCATGTAATTCCAAGATTCAAAAAAAGAGACATCATAATATTCGATGAATGCCACAACTTCGAAAACATCATGACAGGAATCATCCAATTCTCATTAAATCCAGATGAAATATACGATAACTATGACATCTATGTTTTCGATGCGGAAAGCGATGATTTACAATCAATTGATTACTGGATTAAAATACATGAAGACATAATCACAAAACTCAATGAAAAGAAAGCTAAAGAAGTGGGTAACTTACAAGGCCGTGCAGATGACAACATCATCAAAGCAATTGAATCTGAATATGAACAAAAAATACTGAAAATCCAACATAAAATCACCAACTTAAGTTCTGGTGAATGGTTTATTAAACTCCCAAAACATGACGATTGGTTTGACAGTAAACGCAATAATATTCAATTCAAACCATTATACGGTAAAGAATATACTCAAAGATTATTAGATTTAGGAGAGTTCAGATTATTCTTCACAGGAACATTACCTAACCACGAATCATTCTGCAGATGGGTTGGAATTAGCCCAACAGAAACTTGTTACATCTATGAAAAATCACCATATCCTGTTGAAAACAGGCCAATATACAAACATTACCTTGGCAATTTCAACAGCAAATATAATCAAAGAGTCAACGGCAAATACATCCCAGCATGGATGAATGATAAAGTCTTGAATGGAGTTAGTGAAATCTTACAACAACACCAGGATGAAAAAATCCTAATTCACACCAGCTCTATTGAACAGACAGATTGGTTATGCAATGAATTAAGTTACATGAACTTTGATGTAATCCCTGCTTATGGTGAAAGCAGGAATGAGAATATTGGATTGTTCAAATCTTCAGATGACTTCAATATCCTAATCAGCCCATCCATTAAAGAAGGAGTTGATTTCAAAGGAGACCTCTGCACAGCCCAACTCATTTTTAAAGTACCACGTCCAGTATACAAAGATGAAGTCAAAGCAAGATGTGATATAGATAAGGAATGGTACAATTTCCATACTATCATACCACTCATGCAATCCTATGGTAGAGGTATACGGAGCAAAACAGATTACTGTGTCACTTATATTTTAGATTCAGCTTTTGAGAATCTGTTAAGATACAATACTTATCTGTTTGAAGATTATTTTTTAGAAGCCATCGAGGTGGAATAA
- a CDS encoding type I restriction endonuclease, which translates to MTFEDELKEFTKTIPRKIEHIDSEETTKIALITPFLRLMGYDTTNPAEVKAEYTADVGTKQGEKVDFAILEEGEPIVFIECKSAANELNTDNISQLYRYFSITDIQIGILTNGVEYKFFTTGDDNNRMDEKPFLDINLLSLNKKDIKELEKFKKVNFDVDEVVSRADNLKYRNLIKKTLLSEFEAPSDEFIKAVAKQVYDGILTQNVKEKFGTIISVAVNEIINEKVNKTLSDAVASNETQQEDNNAVEAEESINEEGIITTDSEKEAYFIVRSIASEILDVNRVAMRDRKHYCNILFDDNQRFPIVRLHFNNPDHLRVEFYDEITLTSNGGKKGEKVDIEDVSDLYTHKERVLNVLNQYLDME; encoded by the coding sequence ATGACATTTGAAGATGAATTGAAAGAATTCACAAAAACAATACCTAGAAAAATCGAACACATTGATAGTGAGGAAACAACAAAAATTGCTTTGATTACTCCATTCTTACGTCTGATGGGATATGACACTACAAACCCTGCAGAAGTCAAAGCAGAATATACTGCAGATGTTGGAACCAAACAAGGCGAAAAGGTTGACTTCGCAATACTTGAAGAAGGAGAACCAATTGTTTTCATTGAATGCAAATCCGCAGCAAATGAACTGAACACAGACAACATCTCACAACTATATCGTTATTTCAGCATAACAGATATCCAAATTGGAATCCTCACAAATGGTGTTGAATATAAATTCTTCACAACTGGAGATGACAACAACAGAATGGATGAAAAACCATTCCTGGACATCAACTTACTAAGTCTGAATAAGAAAGACATCAAGGAATTGGAGAAATTCAAGAAAGTGAACTTTGATGTGGATGAAGTGGTCTCACGTGCAGACAATCTGAAATACCGCAACCTCATCAAAAAGACTTTGCTCTCTGAATTCGAAGCACCATCTGATGAATTCATTAAAGCTGTTGCAAAACAAGTATATGATGGTATACTGACTCAAAATGTTAAAGAGAAATTCGGTACTATCATTTCTGTGGCCGTTAATGAAATCATTAATGAAAAAGTAAACAAAACTTTATCTGATGCTGTTGCAAGCAATGAAACACAGCAAGAAGATAACAATGCGGTGGAAGCTGAAGAGTCAATTAATGAAGAAGGAATTATCACTACTGATTCCGAAAAAGAAGCTTATTTCATTGTCAGGTCTATTGCTTCAGAGATTTTGGACGTTAATCGTGTTGCAATGAGAGATAGAAAACATTATTGCAATATTTTATTTGATGATAATCAAAGATTCCCTATTGTACGTCTACACTTCAATAATCCGGATCATCTTAGAGTTGAATTCTATGATGAAATCACTCTCACATCAAATGGTGGTAAGAAAGGTGAGAAGGTAGATATTGAAGATGTTTCTGATTTGTATACTCATAAGGAACGTGTTCTTAATGTTTTAAATCAGTATTTGGATATGGAATAA
- a CDS encoding site-specific integrase — protein MNMNNKEFLQDFFIVKGHSPKTQESYIRSINHYSKFCGKTMQELIEEAETEEDNNIIWKRRKLKKRLLNYRSHLIQKYRKNTAQQYFVEVKSVYKYYEIEIGDLTKPNSRSFNKPGDPTFDELPTHEEISKIMHVSPLWFQAVLVFMTSSGCARKETIEMTIGQFKKATYPFHKKDDIVEALHVLKDMENVIPTFKLKREKTNKYYYTFCTPEAVSKIVEYLLTDRIQTTEDGQVKLIDLADEDKLFNKAENYLPVAFYRCNDQFDMGKASDGFNRFRSHMMRKFHSNHLKKSGMSESDIDALQGRTKSSTRAAYFLDDPTILLKKYVEHFQCLLIEMKVNNIDLKSPEYQELEFKYKQKEAEVKEMNDRISSIEDRLSDIDSRPISHRSILEKIGEPSK, from the coding sequence ATGAACATGAACAATAAAGAATTTCTTCAAGATTTCTTCATTGTCAAAGGACACAGTCCAAAAACCCAAGAGTCATACATCAGGTCAATAAACCATTACTCTAAATTCTGTGGAAAAACAATGCAAGAACTCATTGAAGAAGCAGAGACAGAAGAAGACAATAATATTATATGGAAACGAAGAAAACTCAAAAAAAGACTATTAAACTACCGTTCCCATCTAATACAGAAATACCGGAAAAACACCGCACAACAATATTTCGTTGAAGTAAAATCCGTGTACAAATATTATGAAATTGAAATCGGAGACCTTACCAAACCAAATAGCCGCAGCTTCAACAAACCAGGAGACCCAACTTTTGATGAACTTCCAACTCATGAAGAGATATCAAAAATCATGCATGTTTCACCATTATGGTTCCAAGCAGTCCTGGTCTTCATGACAAGTTCAGGTTGCGCAAGAAAAGAAACAATTGAAATGACCATAGGCCAATTCAAAAAAGCAACATATCCATTCCATAAAAAAGATGACATTGTAGAAGCATTACATGTCTTAAAGGATATGGAGAATGTTATTCCAACATTCAAGCTTAAAAGGGAAAAAACAAACAAGTATTATTATACATTTTGTACCCCTGAAGCCGTGTCTAAGATTGTTGAATACTTGCTGACTGATAGGATTCAAACAACAGAAGATGGCCAAGTTAAGTTAATTGACTTAGCTGATGAGGATAAATTATTCAACAAAGCAGAGAACTATCTTCCAGTTGCATTCTACAGATGCAATGACCAATTTGATATGGGTAAAGCTAGTGATGGATTCAACAGGTTCCGCAGTCACATGATGAGAAAGTTTCACTCCAACCATCTTAAGAAATCTGGTATGAGTGAATCCGATATTGATGCACTCCAGGGCAGGACCAAATCTTCAACTCGTGCAGCATATTTCCTGGATGATCCAACAATATTGTTGAAGAAATATGTTGAACATTTCCAATGTCTGCTTATTGAGATGAAAGTCAATAATATTGATTTGAAGAGTCCGGAATATCAAGAGTTAGAGTTCAAGTATAAGCAGAAAGAAGCAGAAGTCAAGGAAATGAACGATAGAATATCAAGTATTGAAGATAGATTATCAGATATAGATAGTCGACCAATTTCACATAGAAGTATCCTTGAAAAGATTGGTGAACCATCAAAATAA
- the cysK gene encoding cysteine synthase A, with protein MANIPELKRGVLDSITDAIGNTPIVRLNNLTKDMEAEVDVKIESFNPTGSVKDRVAVAMIEDAEQKGLLKPGATIIEPTSGNTGIGLAFAAAAKGYKLILTMPDTMSIERRKFLSVLGAELVLTPGADGMGGAIAKANELNEETEGSIILGQFDNPANVKIHSETTAQEILRDTEGKVDIVIGGVGTGGTITGIGKVLKEEVPGVKIVAVEPKDSQTLGKGEKGPHKIQGIGAGFVPSIYDADVIDEIIPVANEDAGNTLLALAKEEGIFSGISSGAATWAALDLAKKEENKGKRIIAILPDNGERYLSVDWLFD; from the coding sequence ATGGCAAATATACCTGAATTAAAAAGAGGAGTGCTCGACAGTATCACTGATGCTATCGGTAACACTCCAATCGTAAGATTAAACAATTTAACAAAAGATATGGAAGCAGAAGTAGACGTAAAAATTGAATCATTCAACCCGACAGGAAGTGTAAAAGACAGAGTTGCTGTTGCAATGATTGAAGATGCAGAGCAAAAAGGTCTTTTAAAACCTGGCGCAACAATAATTGAGCCTACAAGCGGAAACACAGGAATCGGTCTTGCATTTGCTGCAGCGGCCAAAGGTTACAAATTAATATTGACCATGCCTGACACCATGTCCATTGAAAGAAGAAAATTCCTAAGTGTTTTAGGCGCTGAACTGGTACTGACACCGGGTGCAGACGGAATGGGAGGAGCTATTGCAAAAGCAAATGAACTCAACGAAGAAACTGAAGGATCCATTATTTTAGGTCAGTTCGACAACCCTGCTAATGTAAAAATCCACTCAGAAACTACTGCTCAGGAAATTTTAAGGGATACTGAAGGTAAAGTGGACATTGTCATAGGTGGTGTAGGTACAGGAGGAACAATCACCGGAATCGGTAAAGTTTTAAAAGAGGAAGTTCCTGGTGTTAAAATCGTAGCAGTCGAACCAAAAGACTCTCAAACTTTAGGTAAAGGTGAAAAAGGACCTCACAAAATCCAGGGTATCGGTGCAGGATTCGTACCGTCAATTTATGATGCTGATGTCATTGATGAGATTATTCCTGTTGCAAACGAGGATGCTGGAAATACTTTGCTTGCACTTGCAAAAGAGGAAGGTATTTTTTCCGGTATTTCATCAGGAGCTGCAACATGGGCTGCACTTGATTTGGCTAAAAAAGAAGAAAACAAAGGTAAAAGAATAATAGCAATTTTACCGGATAACGGTGAAAGATATCTCTCTGTTGACTGGTTATTTGATTAA
- a CDS encoding alpha/beta hydrolase produces MSYDVRGHGESDKPEKFDLDDYAKDLAALIDYFNLDKPVVVGLSMGSYITLKTAELYPKLLSKIVLIGVRGKGEISLMEKAVEENDGNADIDLKEMGRLIARRVYPPNTTPQQIQEYYRGNRGKVELTNEERKNIYASLAHYDMMSDIDKVEIQALLLVGQYEGLNPPSESQIVHDALSDSRLEIIDGAGHIIFFEKKNDVISLIDNFIG; encoded by the coding sequence ATCTCATATGATGTAAGGGGCCACGGCGAAAGTGACAAGCCTGAAAAATTTGATTTGGATGATTATGCAAAAGACCTCGCAGCATTGATTGATTATTTCAATCTTGATAAACCTGTTGTAGTTGGCCTTTCAATGGGTTCATACATTACCTTAAAAACCGCAGAACTCTATCCTAAACTTCTTTCTAAAATTGTCCTGATAGGAGTCAGAGGCAAAGGGGAAATATCTCTAATGGAAAAGGCTGTTGAGGAAAATGACGGCAATGCGGATATAGATTTAAAGGAAATGGGAAGGCTAATTGCAAGAAGAGTCTATCCCCCAAACACTACTCCCCAGCAGATTCAGGAATATTACAGAGGAAACCGAGGCAAAGTGGAACTGACCAATGAAGAGAGAAAAAACATCTATGCCTCTCTTGCACATTATGATATGATGAGCGATATTGATAAGGTTGAAATTCAGGCACTTCTTCTGGTAGGTCAATATGAGGGACTGAATCCTCCATCAGAATCACAAATAGTCCATGATGCCTTATCAGATTCACGTCTGGAGATTATTGATGGCGCAGGCCATATTATATTTTTTGAAAAGAAAAATGATGTAATTTCATTAATTGATAATTTCATCGGTTAA
- the nth gene encoding endonuclease III, translated as MNKEERVIELINQLENTFEIRTFLDHDPYKVLVRTILSQRTRDENTDQATNNLFEKYPDIYAVVEAPIDDVKELIRPAGFYNVKAARIQEVSQILIDQYGGVVPDTVDELVKLPGVGRKTANCVMVFAFELPAIPVDTHVHRISNRLGLVDTKDPEETEVELCKIAPEELWIKLNDLMVQFGQNICKPIGPQCEICPCTEICDYYSENV; from the coding sequence ATGAATAAAGAAGAACGCGTAATTGAACTTATCAATCAGCTTGAAAATACATTTGAAATAAGGACATTTCTCGACCATGACCCTTATAAGGTGTTGGTGAGGACAATTTTATCCCAAAGGACCCGTGATGAAAACACAGACCAGGCCACCAACAATCTGTTTGAAAAATATCCCGATATCTATGCCGTTGTTGAAGCTCCAATTGATGATGTAAAGGAGTTAATCAGGCCAGCAGGTTTCTATAATGTAAAAGCGGCACGTATTCAGGAAGTCTCACAGATTCTAATCGACCAGTACGGAGGCGTAGTCCCTGATACTGTTGATGAACTTGTAAAGCTTCCGGGTGTTGGAAGAAAAACAGCCAACTGCGTTATGGTGTTTGCATTCGAGCTTCCGGCAATACCTGTAGACACTCACGTTCACAGAATCTCAAACCGTTTGGGTCTTGTCGATACAAAAGATCCTGAAGAGACTGAAGTTGAGCTTTGCAAAATCGCTCCTGAGGAGCTGTGGATTAAGCTGAATGACCTGATGGTTCAGTTTGGCCAGAACATCTGCAAACCGATAGGACCTCAATGTGAAATCTGTCCGTGCACTGAAATCTGTGACTATTACAGTGAAAACGTCTAG
- the aroA gene encoding 3-phosphoshikimate 1-carboxyvinyltransferase, which translates to MILRVKNISEIGGVVKAPPSKSYSHRAVILASLAKGTSKLYDMLYSEDTLASIRVCKALGAEINKKENYLEVVGTGGNLHNSSDSPIDLANSGTTLRLMTSVSALSDNDVVLTGDDSLQTRPMGLLMDAVRPLGIETESLKDNEKAPILIKPGYVGGETNIMGNVSSQFISSIIISSPLSKKGVKLYVLPEFKSKPYVNMTLDIMRKFGVKTLSGYYLKHESCDKDHQSCRIDEFIVRKQDYIACDYTVEGDYSSASYLLALVAINGGKAVVRNLFRDSKQGDKFILDILQHMGATVIRGEDYVEIASNGDLKAIDVNLSNAPDLLITVAVLAAMAEGTTHIRGVAHARVKETDRIDTTCRELEKLGCKIEEHEDGMSITGGVTSGRVDSHGDHRLAMAFSLIGLKHDIEITNGDVFDVSFPNFIEAMAELGFELELKDE; encoded by the coding sequence ATGATTCTTAGGGTAAAAAATATTTCAGAAATTGGAGGGGTTGTCAAGGCGCCTCCCTCTAAAAGCTATTCTCACAGGGCAGTAATTCTAGCATCACTTGCTAAAGGAACTTCAAAACTTTATGACATGTTATATTCGGAAGATACATTAGCTTCAATCAGGGTATGCAAAGCATTGGGGGCTGAAATAAACAAAAAAGAAAATTATCTGGAAGTTGTTGGTACGGGGGGTAATCTTCACAATTCTTCAGACTCTCCGATTGATCTGGCAAATTCCGGTACTACATTGAGACTGATGACAAGCGTTTCAGCACTTTCTGACAATGATGTTGTTCTGACTGGTGATGATTCGCTTCAGACACGTCCGATGGGGCTTTTGATGGATGCCGTAAGACCTTTGGGAATCGAAACAGAATCTTTAAAAGACAATGAAAAGGCACCTATTTTAATAAAACCAGGATATGTGGGTGGTGAAACCAATATCATGGGAAATGTCAGCTCACAGTTTATCTCATCAATCATAATATCCTCACCATTGTCAAAAAAAGGTGTTAAGCTTTATGTTTTGCCTGAATTCAAATCAAAGCCTTATGTCAATATGACCCTGGATATAATGAGGAAATTCGGCGTTAAAACACTAAGCGGATATTATCTTAAGCATGAATCCTGCGACAAGGACCATCAAAGCTGCAGGATTGATGAGTTCATTGTCAGAAAACAGGATTACATTGCATGCGACTATACGGTTGAAGGGGATTATTCCTCAGCATCATACCTTCTGGCATTGGTAGCAATCAACGGAGGTAAAGCTGTTGTGAGGAATCTGTTTAGAGATTCCAAGCAGGGCGACAAATTCATCCTTGACATTCTTCAGCATATGGGCGCTACTGTAATTCGGGGCGAAGATTATGTTGAAATCGCCTCCAACGGCGATTTGAAAGCTATTGACGTTAATCTGTCAAACGCTCCCGATTTGCTGATAACAGTTGCAGTTCTTGCAGCTATGGCAGAAGGTACAACCCATATACGAGGTGTTGCCCATGCAAGAGTCAAGGAAACTGACAGAATCGATACAACTTGCAGGGAACTTGAAAAACTGGGATGTAAAATCGAAGAGCACGAGGATGGAATGAGCATTACAGGTGGCGTAACATCAGGCCGTGTCGATTCTCATGGAGACCACAGGCTGGCAATGGCATTTTCATTAATAGGCCTTAAGCATGACATTGAAATAACAAACGGAGATGTCTTTGACGTATCATTCCCGAATTTTATCGAAGCTATGGCAGAACTAGGATTTGAACTGGAGTTAAAAGATGAATAA
- a CDS encoding sugar O-acetyltransferase, with product MNEMDKMLSGLEYCYDDEEISMMKLHAIENANIFNSLAEDDLDKQHEVLSEILGSVGEKVWIAKRFCFDYGKNIHIGNNFTGNFNLTILDINEVHIGDNVMIGPNTTITTVGHPLSPEKRRRHLGQASEIKIGNDVWIGANVTVLPGVNIGNNVVVGAGAVVTKDIPDNSLAVGVPAKVIREIENDLK from the coding sequence ATGAACGAAATGGACAAAATGCTTTCCGGCCTTGAATACTGCTATGACGACGAAGAGATATCAATGATGAAACTGCATGCAATTGAAAATGCAAACATATTCAATTCCCTTGCTGAAGACGACCTGGACAAACAGCATGAAGTATTGAGTGAAATTTTAGGTTCCGTTGGTGAAAAAGTATGGATTGCAAAGAGATTCTGCTTTGACTACGGCAAAAACATACACATCGGAAATAACTTCACAGGAAACTTCAACCTCACAATACTTGACATCAATGAAGTGCATATCGGCGATAACGTTATGATCGGACCGAACACTACAATTACAACTGTTGGTCATCCCCTGTCTCCTGAAAAAAGACGCAGACATTTGGGACAGGCAAGCGAAATTAAAATAGGCAATGACGTTTGGATAGGCGCCAACGTTACAGTACTTCCGGGAGTAAATATTGGAAACAATGTCGTTGTGGGTGCTGGTGCGGTTGTTACAAAAGACATTCCAGATAACAGCCTTGCAGTCGGAGTTCCGGCAAAAGTAATACGAGAAATTGAAAACGATTTAAAATAA